One Mycobacterium sp. SMC-4 DNA window includes the following coding sequences:
- a CDS encoding ABC transporter ATP-binding protein, translating to MTDVAPSPFADVSAEPGSAKPDPIILVDNITRSFGGLRAVDVAHLEVQRGAITGLIGPNGAGKTTFFNLLTGFDRADTGTWSLDGVSLSRMHPHQVARRGVVRTFQLTRALAKMSVLDNVRLGATHQTGERILNSLFHFRWRKQEAQITERAHEMLVRFKLDAKANDMAGSLSGGQRKLLEMARALMTEPKVVMLDEPMAGVNPALTENLLVHISSLRDEGMTVVFVEHDMDVIRDISDWVVVMAQGAVIAESLPEALADNNAVVDAYLGSHHDQALEFDDAGNPVGATAELAEEIEQAVVDTIESGGDLSESEIPESPRRP from the coding sequence TTGACCGATGTCGCGCCATCCCCGTTCGCCGACGTGTCCGCCGAGCCAGGATCTGCCAAGCCGGATCCGATCATTCTGGTGGACAACATCACTCGATCCTTCGGCGGCCTCAGAGCCGTCGACGTCGCGCACCTGGAGGTTCAACGCGGCGCCATTACCGGTCTGATCGGTCCGAACGGCGCCGGCAAGACAACCTTCTTCAACCTGCTCACCGGCTTCGATCGCGCCGACACGGGAACCTGGTCGCTGGACGGGGTCAGCCTGTCGCGGATGCACCCGCACCAAGTGGCCCGCCGGGGCGTGGTGCGCACCTTCCAATTGACCCGCGCACTGGCCAAGATGTCGGTTCTGGACAACGTCAGGCTGGGTGCCACTCATCAGACTGGTGAGCGGATCCTCAACTCGCTGTTCCATTTCCGATGGCGCAAGCAAGAAGCCCAGATCACCGAACGGGCGCACGAGATGCTGGTCCGGTTCAAACTCGACGCCAAAGCCAACGACATGGCCGGGTCGCTGTCGGGCGGGCAGCGCAAGCTGCTGGAGATGGCGCGGGCGCTGATGACCGAACCCAAGGTCGTCATGCTCGATGAACCGATGGCGGGGGTGAACCCGGCGCTGACCGAGAATCTGCTCGTCCACATCAGCTCGCTTCGAGATGAAGGCATGACGGTGGTGTTCGTGGAGCACGACATGGACGTGATCCGCGATATCAGTGACTGGGTGGTGGTGATGGCCCAGGGTGCAGTCATCGCCGAGTCCCTTCCCGAGGCACTGGCCGACAACAATGCCGTCGTCGACGCCTATCTGGGCAGTCACCACGATCAGGCGCTGGAGTTCGACGACGCCGGTAACCCGGTCGGTGCCACCGCCGAACTGGCCGAAGAAATCGAGCAAGCCGTCGTCGACACCATCGAATCCGGCGGTGACCTGTCCGAGTCCGAGATCCCGGAGAGTCCGCGCAGGCCATGA
- a CDS encoding branched-chain amino acid ABC transporter permease yields the protein MDILGALQVAGAQLIGPSAIFYALLAIGLNLHFGYTGLLNFGQIGFALLGGYGVGIMTVTYQQPLWVGMLVGLAAAGLLAIVLGIPTLRLRADYLAIATIAAAEVLRLIFRSTAANPVTGSTNGLYGYAEPFTRISPFDSSKQYSLLGMRFVGDDLWAMVVGWTVVILLCGFVYLLIHSPWGRVLKAVREDEDAARALGKNVFVYKLQALVLGGMIGGIGGIFNALQTKSIHPDFYSTSQTFYAFGALLLGGAATVFGPVLGAMLFWFLLAVPDALLRQAIAGPDPVLPLTDAQVGATRFILLGILIIVLMVFRPQGITGRKREVALN from the coding sequence ATGGACATTCTGGGTGCACTGCAGGTTGCCGGCGCACAACTCATCGGACCATCGGCGATCTTCTACGCGCTGTTGGCGATCGGCCTCAACCTGCATTTCGGCTACACCGGTCTGCTGAACTTCGGCCAGATCGGGTTCGCTCTGCTCGGCGGTTACGGCGTGGGCATCATGACGGTCACCTACCAACAGCCGCTATGGGTAGGGATGCTCGTCGGGCTGGCGGCCGCTGGCCTGCTGGCCATCGTGCTGGGCATCCCCACCTTGCGTCTGCGTGCCGACTATCTGGCCATTGCGACCATCGCGGCCGCGGAGGTTCTGCGGTTGATCTTCCGGTCCACCGCCGCGAACCCGGTCACCGGTTCCACCAATGGGCTCTACGGATACGCCGAACCGTTCACCCGGATCAGCCCTTTCGACTCCAGCAAGCAGTACTCACTGCTGGGGATGAGATTCGTCGGCGACGACCTCTGGGCGATGGTCGTGGGGTGGACGGTGGTGATTCTGCTGTGCGGATTCGTCTACCTCCTCATCCACAGCCCGTGGGGGCGAGTACTCAAGGCAGTGCGTGAGGACGAGGACGCGGCCCGCGCCCTGGGCAAGAACGTGTTCGTCTACAAACTGCAGGCGCTGGTGCTGGGCGGCATGATCGGCGGTATCGGCGGCATCTTCAACGCGCTGCAAACCAAATCGATCCACCCCGACTTCTATTCGACGTCGCAGACATTCTACGCCTTCGGCGCCCTGCTACTGGGCGGTGCCGCCACCGTGTTCGGCCCGGTGCTGGGGGCCATGTTGTTCTGGTTCCTGCTGGCCGTGCCCGACGCGCTACTGCGTCAGGCCATCGCCGGACCGGATCCGGTGTTGCCGTTGACCGACGCGCAGGTCGGAGCAACCCGGTTCATCCTGCTTGGCATCCTGATCATCGTGTTGATGGTGTTCCGACCGCAGGGGATCACGGGCAGAAAGCGGGAGGTGGCACTCAATTGA